Genomic DNA from Marispirochaeta aestuarii:
CCTGTAGGACTGTGCGGGATCGGAGAGAAAATCGGAGGGCTTCAGACTGAGAATATTGACGACCTGACCGCTGATTCTCCGGACGGCCCGGTACGTCCGCTCTTCACTGTCGTTTATGGAGATTTCCAGCAGCGTGTCGGTTTCGGAAAAAATTTCCAGCCGAAGCATCTCAAATCCCTTCAAAGCCAGGCGCCCATGCACATAATAGGGAACGGATGAACTGGAATATGGCAGAAACAGAAACCTGGGAGACAGCCTGGCACCGGTGGCATCCAGCATAGACCATCCGCCGACCCAGTCCTGAACCGGATCGGCAGCGTTCAGCAAAATACAGCCCAGGGTCAGGAGGATTATCAGTACGAGACAGAGAGGGCGAAAGAAAAAGCATGGAGGTCCGTAAATCACCCCTCCATTATAAACGCACTTTGCTGTCTTTACTAAGCAGCTTTTATTCCGCTTTGTGCACTCTGTCGCAGGTTATACTTCTATTCCCATTCGATTGTTGCCGGAGGTTTCGACGAAATATCATACACCACCCTGCCGATCTCGCGGACAGAATTGGTTATAAGGCTTGATATCTCCAGCAGGTCCTTCGATTCAAAGGGATAGACATCGGCGGTCATTCCATCCCGACTGATAATCGCCCTCAGGGCAAGCACATACCCGTACTCCCGAGCGTCGCCGGTTACCCCCACGGACCGAACGGGGAGCAGAACACTGAAAGCCTGCCAGATCTCGTCGTAGAGACCGCGCTTTTTCAACTCATCCATGAAGATGGAATCGGCTTCCCGCAGGATTGCACATTTCTCCGGTGTTATTTCGCCGAGGATCCGGACAGCAAGACCCGGACCGGGAAAGGGATGGCGCCTGATAATCTGGTCGCCTATGCCCAGGGTAGTGCCCAGGCGCCGGACCTCATCCTTGTACAGCCTGTCCAGGGGTTCAATAATGCGTCCTGCTTCGCGCTTGGCCTCGACCAGAGGCGAGCGCACATTGTGGTGAGACTTGATTACCTTGGCCTTCTTACCGACGCCTTTGCCGGATTCGATCATATCGGTATAGAGGGTCCCCTGGGCCAGGAAGGCATCCCCGATGGAGAGCTTTTCCACCTCCCGGGCCTGCACGGTAATAAACAGGTCTCCGATAATGCGCCGCTTTTCCTCAGGATCGTCAATTCCCGCCAGGGCGGAGAGAAACTCATCCTCCGCATGGATGATGGAGAGATTCTTTGCACCCAGGGAACGCAAGGTCCGTTCGACCTCCACCGATTCGTCCTTTCGCATGAGACCGGTATCGATGTACATAAGGTAGACCTGTTCATGAGGCAGAGCCTGAAGCAGCAGGCCGCCCACTACGGTGGAATCAACCCCACCGGAGATCAGCAAAAGGACACGCTCCTTTCCTACCCGCTTTCTGATCTCAGCGGAGACCTGTTCAAGGTAGGCTTCCATGGACCAGGCTGCATCGGCGCCGCAGATCTCCAGAACATAGTTGCGCAGGATTTCAACTCCATACTCGCAGTGGCTCACCTCCGGGTGAAACTGGATGCCGTAAAGCTGCTTATCCCTGTTCCAGGCCGCTGCAATATGGTGCTCCGACTGGGCGATCAGCTCGAAGTCTTCCCCGGGCTTCTCTATGCTGTCGCCGTGGCTCATCCAGGAGGTAAACCCATCGGGAATGTTTTTGAACAGGGGGGCTGAACGACGGTACTCGATCCGTGACCGGCCGAACTCCCGCTTTTCCAGGGGAGAGACCTTTCCGCCGTGGTCCTCGGTCATCCGCTGAAAACCGTAGCATATTCCAAGAACAGGAAGCCCGAGGGAGTAGATCTTTACGTCAACCCCCGGAGCATCCTTTTCGTAGACGGAGAAGGGGCTGCCGGAAAAAATCAGGCCCTTAACACCATCCAGGGGCAGCTCCGACGCCGGGGTATCTCCGGGGACTATATCCGTATAGACACCGATCTCCCGTATTCGCCGGGCGATCAGCTGGGTCGTCTGGCTACCGAAATCAAGAATCAGGATCGAATCCATGGGTCCTCACGCAGGATGGTCTGGGTCCTTTCA
This window encodes:
- the guaA gene encoding glutamine-hydrolyzing GMP synthase; protein product: MDSILILDFGSQTTQLIARRIREIGVYTDIVPGDTPASELPLDGVKGLIFSGSPFSVYEKDAPGVDVKIYSLGLPVLGICYGFQRMTEDHGGKVSPLEKREFGRSRIEYRRSAPLFKNIPDGFTSWMSHGDSIEKPGEDFELIAQSEHHIAAAWNRDKQLYGIQFHPEVSHCEYGVEILRNYVLEICGADAAWSMEAYLEQVSAEIRKRVGKERVLLLISGGVDSTVVGGLLLQALPHEQVYLMYIDTGLMRKDESVEVERTLRSLGAKNLSIIHAEDEFLSALAGIDDPEEKRRIIGDLFITVQAREVEKLSIGDAFLAQGTLYTDMIESGKGVGKKAKVIKSHHNVRSPLVEAKREAGRIIEPLDRLYKDEVRRLGTTLGIGDQIIRRHPFPGPGLAVRILGEITPEKCAILREADSIFMDELKKRGLYDEIWQAFSVLLPVRSVGVTGDAREYGYVLALRAIISRDGMTADVYPFESKDLLEISSLITNSVREIGRVVYDISSKPPATIEWE